The genomic stretch TCGGTGGTCGCGTCCTTGTCGCCGGAGGCGGCGGCCTCGCGGAACTGGCGCACGAGGGTGCGCAGCTCGGACTTGGCCGCCTTGTTGCGCAGGCGCGCCTTCTCGTTGGTCCGGTTGCGCTTGATCTGGGACTTGATGTTCGCCACGCGTAGATTCTCCGTGCTCGTCTGCGGCGCGTCGCTGCGTGCGACGCGGGGTGCTGGTCAAAGGCTGCGGGACAGCTGCGCCGAACCTGCGGGACGGCCAACCCCCGACGATACGTCACCGGGCCCTCCCTGCGGAAATGCGACGCGGTCCCCGGGACGGCGCCCTCTCGCCCGGGCGTGCCCGGGTGCGGCGCCACTAGGGTCCCTGCCATGCAGGAGGCCCCCGCGCAGGCGACCGGCGGAGTCTTCGACGGCTACCCGGACAAGCCGACGGCCGGTGCGGCGTGGGACGAGATGGTGCAGCCGGACGGCGGCGTGCGGGTGCCCGCCCGCGCCGTCCACCGGGCGATGGCGGCGATGTCGCCGGACGACCTGCGCTCCCGCTCGGACTCCCTGGCGGCGACCTTCCTCGACCGCGGCGTCACCTTCGACCTCGCGGGGGAGGAGCGGCCGTTCCCCATCGACGTCGTCCCCCGGGTCATCGCGGCGGCGGAGTGGGCCGAGGTCGAGCGCGGCGTGCGCCAGCGGGTGCGGGTGCTCGAGCGCTTCCTCGCCGACGTCTACGGCCCGATGCACGCCGTCGCCGACCGCGTCATCCCCCGCCACGTCGTCACGTCCAGCAGCCACTTCCACCGCGAGGCCGCGGGCGTCGAGCCGGCCAACGGGGTGCGCGTCCACGTCTCCGGCATCGACCTGGTCCGCGACGAGCAGGGGCGCTTCCGGGTGCTGGAGGACAACGTCCGGGTGCCCAGCGGGGTCTCCTACGTGCTGGAGAACCGCCGCGCCATGACGCAGGCGTTCCCGGACCTGTTCGCCTCCATGCGGGTGCGGCCGGTGTCGGACTACCCGGAGCGGCTGCTCGCCGCCCTGCAGACCGCGGCGCCCGCCGGCGTCGACGACCCGACCGTCGTCGTCCTCACCCCGGGCGTCTACAACAGCGCCTACTTCGAGCACGCGCTGCTGGCCCGCTCGATGGGCGTGGAGCTCGTCGAGGGCCGCGACCTGGTCTGCTCGGGCAACCGGGTGCGGATGCTCACGACCGAGGGCGAGCGGCGCGTGGACGTCGTCTACCGCCGCGTCGACGACGAGTACCTCGACCCCATGCAGTTCCGCAGCGACTCCATGCTCGGCTGCGCGGGCCTGCTCAACGCCGCCCGCGCGGGCAGCGTGACCATCGCCAACGCGGTCGGCAACGGCGTCGCCGACGACAAGCTCGTCTACACGTACCTGCCCGACCTCACCCGCTACTACCTGGGCGAGGAGCCCGTGCTCGCCAACGTCGACACCTGGCGCTGCGAGGAGCCCGACCACCTGCAGGAGGTCCTCGACCGCCTCGACGAGCTCGTCGTCAAGCCGGTCGACGGCTCCGGCGGCAAGGGCATCGTCATCGGCCCTCAGGCCTCCCGGCCCCAGCTGGACGCGCTGCGGGAGCGGCTCAGGGCCGACCCGCGGGGCTGGATCGCGCAGCCGGTGGTCGCGCTGTCGACGGTCCCGACCCTGGTCGGCGAGGAGCTCGCGCCGCGCCACGTCGACCTGCGCCCGTTCGCCGTCCACGACGGCGAGGACGTGTGGGTGCTGCCGGGCGGGCTCACCCGGGTCGCGCTCGGCGAGGCGACGCTCGTCGTCAACTCCAGCCAGGGCGGCGGCTCCAAGGACACGTGGGTGGTCTCCGACCGCGCCGGGCGCGAGAGCACCGAGGTCGCGTCGGGCCGGGCGAGCACCGAGGTCCAGCTGGTGCCGTCGTCCCCGCCGGACGCCGGTCCCGCGGGCTCCGGGCGCAAGGCCCAGCAGGAGCAGCAGCAGCAGCACCACGAGCACGAGCAGCACCACGCGCAGCACCACGGGCAGCAGCACGAGCAGCACGGCCCGGCCGGCGGGGGGAGGCCCTGATGCTCAGCCGCATCGCGGAGTCGCTGTTCTGGATCGGCCGCTACGTCGAGCGCGCCGACGACACCGCCCGCATCGTCGACGCCCAGGTCCAGCGCATGCTCG from Aquipuribacter hungaricus encodes the following:
- the rpsT gene encoding 30S ribosomal protein S20 codes for the protein MANIKSQIKRNRTNEKARLRNKAAKSELRTLVRQFREAAASGDKDATTEALRKATRGLDKAASKGVIHKNQAANRKSSLATAAASL
- a CDS encoding circularly permuted type 2 ATP-grasp protein — translated: MQEAPAQATGGVFDGYPDKPTAGAAWDEMVQPDGGVRVPARAVHRAMAAMSPDDLRSRSDSLAATFLDRGVTFDLAGEERPFPIDVVPRVIAAAEWAEVERGVRQRVRVLERFLADVYGPMHAVADRVIPRHVVTSSSHFHREAAGVEPANGVRVHVSGIDLVRDEQGRFRVLEDNVRVPSGVSYVLENRRAMTQAFPDLFASMRVRPVSDYPERLLAALQTAAPAGVDDPTVVVLTPGVYNSAYFEHALLARSMGVELVEGRDLVCSGNRVRMLTTEGERRVDVVYRRVDDEYLDPMQFRSDSMLGCAGLLNAARAGSVTIANAVGNGVADDKLVYTYLPDLTRYYLGEEPVLANVDTWRCEEPDHLQEVLDRLDELVVKPVDGSGGKGIVIGPQASRPQLDALRERLRADPRGWIAQPVVALSTVPTLVGEELAPRHVDLRPFAVHDGEDVWVLPGGLTRVALGEATLVVNSSQGGGSKDTWVVSDRAGRESTEVASGRASTEVQLVPSSPPDAGPAGSGRKAQQEQQQQHHEHEQHHAQHHGQQHEQHGPAGGGRP